From Anticarsia gemmatalis isolate Benzon Research Colony breed Stoneville strain chromosome 27, ilAntGemm2 primary, whole genome shotgun sequence, one genomic window encodes:
- the LOC142984590 gene encoding low density lipoprotein receptor adapter protein 1-B gives MAENEGPVTVDDLPMTFQVKYLGQSDARGLWGIKHTRKPVDLMVAAAKALPPGQILPIVKLTVTVDGVHLESVNHGKQDDFEHMSVLFNIESISYGVQDLVYTRVFSMIIVKDNAHVKGFNPFECHAFVCESRNAARRLTYSLAAAFQDYSRRVKEMQATSELDERPSMKKRFAIDLRSPEEIEADLETEA, from the exons ATGGCGGAGAACGAGGGTCCAGTCACCGTTGATGATCTGCCTATGACGTTTCAA GTGAAATACTTAGGCCAGAGCGATGCAAGAGGACTATGGGGTATCAAACACACAAGAAAACCTGTTGATTTGATGGTAGCAGCAGCGAAAGCCTTACCACCAG GTCAAATCCTTCCAATAGTAAAACTAACTGTCACAGTAGACGGGGTACACCTAGAAAGCGTCAACCACGGCAAGCAAGATGACTTCGAACATATGTCTGTGTTGTTCAACATAGAGTCTATATCATATGGGGTACAAGACCTGGTCTACACTAGGGTCTTCTCTATGATCATTGTGAAGGACAACGCACATGTCAAAGGGTTTAATCCTTTTGAGTGTCATGCGTTCGTTTGTGAATCCAG GAACGCAGCCAGACGTCTAACGTATTCTCTAGCGGCTGCCTTCCAAGATTATTCTAGAAGAGTCAAGGAAATGCAAGCCACTTCAG AGTTGGACGAGCGACCAAGTATGAAGAAACGATTCGCGATAGATCTCCGGAGTCCTGAAGAAATCGAAGCAGATTTAGAAACTGAGGCGTAA